The proteins below come from a single Kryptolebias marmoratus isolate JLee-2015 linkage group LG12, ASM164957v2, whole genome shotgun sequence genomic window:
- the sgf29 gene encoding SAGA-associated factor 29, with product MGPKMSADTKIAELLTELHQLIKQTQEERSRSEHNLLNIQKTHERMQTENKTSPYYRSKLRGLYTTAKADAEAECSILRHALDKIAEIKSLLEERRIAARIAGVNSNGDPPRKTMRRGVLMTLLQQSAMTLPLWIGKPGESPPPLCGATPASTDYVAKQGDKVAARVKAVEGDEQWILAEVVSYNHSTNKYEVDDIDEEGKERHTLSRRRIIPLPQWKANPETDPEALFSKDQLVLALYPQTTCFYRALIHTPPHRPQDDYSVLFEDTSYPDGYSPPLNVAQRYVVACKENKKK from the exons ATGGGACCAAAGATGTCGGCTGACACGAAGATCGCTGAGCTGCTCACGGAGCTCCACCAGCTCATCAAACAGACACAG GAGGAGAGGTCTCGCAGCGAACACAATCTGCTGAACATCCAGAAAACACACGAGAGGATGCAGACGGAAAACAAAA CCTCTCCTTATTACCGCTCCAAACTGAGGGGGCTGTACACCACAGCGAAGGCCGACGCCGAGGCGGAGTGCAG CATCCTGCGTCACGCTCTGGATAAAATCGCAGAAATCAAGTCTCTGCTGGAGGAGCGGCGGATCG CTGCGAGGATAGCGGGAGTTAACAGCAACGGCGACCCTCCCCGGAAGACGATGAGACGCGGCGTCCTGATGACGCTCCTCCAGCAGTCGGCCATGACGCTCCCGCTGTGGATCGGCAAACCTGGAGAGAG CCCTCCCCCTCTGTGCGGGGCGACGCCCGCCAGCACCGACTACGTGGCCAAACAGGGAGACAAGGTGGCGGCACGGGTGAAGGCGGTGGAGGGAGACGAGCAGTGGATCCTGGCCGAGGTGGTCAGCTACAACCACTCCACCAACAA GTACGAGGTGGACGACATCGATGAAGAGGGCAAAGA GAGACACACTCTGAGCAGACGCAGGATCATCCCGCTGCCTCAGTGGAAAGCTAACCCCGAGACGGACCCTGAGGCCCTGTTCAGTAAGGACCAGCTGGTTCTGGCCCTGTACCCGCAGACCACCTGCTTCTACCGGGCCCTGATCCACACGCCACCACACCGG CCTCAGGACGATTACTCGGTGCTGTTCGAGGACACGTCCTACCCCGATGGTTACTCTCCTCCGCTCAACGTGGCCCAGAGGTACGTGGTGGCGTGTAAGGAGAACAAGAAGAAGTGA
- the nupr1b gene encoding nuclear protein 1b: MSHVDVKNLKPSKFEEEYYDEYDYYSLTDKYAEGSARKGRTKKEASDNTNRPNPAGHERKIVEKLQNSEKKAKE, from the exons ATGAGTCACGTGGACGTGAAGAACCTGAAGCCTTCTAAGTTCGAGGAGGAATATTATGATGAGTATGATTATTACAGCCTGACCGACAAATACGCAG AGGGTTCGGCCCGTAAAGGCAGAACCAAGAAGGAGGCCAGCGACAACACGAACCGACCCAACCCCGCAGGACACGAGCGGAAAATCGTGGAGAAACTTCAGAACAGCGAGAAGAAAGCCAAGGAGTGA